Proteins from a genomic interval of Inquilinus sp. Marseille-Q2685:
- a CDS encoding histidine triad nucleotide-binding protein codes for MAYDPNNVFARILRGELPCRKVYEDDHVLAFHDIGPKAPVHVLVIPKGAYVSMDDFSERASDAEIAALTRAVGRVARDLGLAAPGYRILSNIGGDGHQEVPHLHIHIFGGRPLGRMLDPAIAP; via the coding sequence ATGGCCTATGATCCGAACAACGTCTTCGCCCGCATCCTGCGCGGCGAGCTGCCATGCAGGAAGGTCTATGAGGACGACCACGTCCTGGCCTTCCACGACATCGGTCCGAAGGCGCCGGTGCATGTCCTGGTCATCCCCAAGGGCGCCTATGTCTCGATGGACGATTTCTCGGAGCGCGCCAGCGATGCGGAGATCGCGGCCCTGACCCGGGCGGTCGGCCGGGTCGCCCGTGACCTCGGCCTGGCCGCGCCCGGCTACCGCATCCTGTCGAATATCGGCGGCGACGGGCACCAGGAGGTGCCGCACCTGCACATCCACATCTTCGGCGGCCGGCCGCTCGGCCGCATGCTGGATCCCGCCATCGCCCCATGA
- a CDS encoding NAD(P)-binding protein — translation MSSDRDLGMGRPISRRDFLDGVALTVGAAALGGPFARSAFAAGPAAYPPKLTGLRGHHEGSYAVMHSVRDGTFWDKAGAPEPTGERYDLVVVGGGISGLAAAVLYRQQAGADAKILVIEPHDDFGGHAKRNEFTSASGRTILGYGGSQSLQTPSYFSPAVNALLADIGIEPKRFEQYYDQGWAEARGLGRAVFFPKEVFGADALVKEAEAAADWVPQTPLTDKAKQDLIALVDSPADYLPSLSRAEKLDRLSKTTYAQFLTDLVKADPQLVAYFQGSTEAYFGAGIDAVTCVDAWANGNPGFDGMDLGDGAYRTMSPSGRLARTDPDDYIYHFPDGNAGVARALVRSLIPAAIPGNTMEDLVLARADYGQLDVDGQPVRIRLSSTVVKVKHRGDPASAKSVEVSYVQNGRLRTVEAGHVVLACWHRVIPFLTDELPPAQIEALRDQQKVPLIYTNVLIRNWTAFSKLGIDGFEAPGHFWSGAEIDFPVSMGGYSFADTPEDPVLLHLSKIPLQPGLSSREQSLAGRIQLTQLTFEEMERQIRDLLGRALSDGGFDPARDIEAITANRWSHGYAYEYMRPWDAFWPDGPLPIVAARKPWGRVAIANADSGAYAYVHSAIDQATRAVRELLGTPDGAPAFADFPGPPRDQLGLL, via the coding sequence ATGTCATCCGATCGCGATCTGGGAATGGGCCGGCCGATCAGCCGGCGCGATTTTCTCGACGGCGTCGCCCTGACCGTGGGCGCGGCGGCGCTGGGCGGGCCTTTCGCGCGCAGCGCCTTCGCCGCCGGACCGGCCGCCTATCCGCCGAAGCTAACCGGCCTGCGCGGCCATCACGAAGGCTCCTACGCCGTCATGCACTCGGTGCGCGACGGCACCTTCTGGGACAAGGCCGGGGCGCCGGAGCCGACCGGCGAGCGCTACGACCTGGTGGTGGTCGGCGGCGGCATCTCCGGCCTCGCCGCCGCGGTGCTGTACCGCCAGCAGGCTGGGGCGGATGCGAAGATCCTGGTGATCGAGCCGCATGACGATTTCGGCGGCCACGCCAAGCGCAACGAGTTCACCAGCGCGAGCGGCCGCACGATCCTCGGCTATGGCGGGTCGCAGTCGCTGCAGACCCCCAGCTATTTCAGCCCGGCGGTGAACGCGCTGTTGGCCGATATCGGAATCGAGCCGAAGCGGTTCGAGCAGTATTACGACCAGGGCTGGGCCGAGGCGCGCGGCCTCGGCCGCGCCGTGTTCTTCCCGAAGGAGGTGTTCGGCGCCGACGCGCTGGTGAAGGAGGCCGAGGCCGCCGCCGACTGGGTGCCGCAGACGCCGTTGACCGACAAGGCCAAGCAGGACCTGATCGCCCTGGTCGACTCGCCGGCCGACTACCTGCCGAGCCTGTCGCGGGCGGAGAAGCTGGACCGGCTGTCGAAGACCACCTACGCTCAGTTCCTGACCGATCTGGTCAAGGCCGATCCGCAGCTGGTCGCCTATTTCCAGGGTTCGACCGAGGCCTATTTCGGCGCCGGCATCGACGCGGTCACCTGCGTCGATGCCTGGGCCAACGGCAATCCCGGCTTCGACGGCATGGATCTGGGCGACGGGGCCTATCGGACCATGAGCCCCAGCGGCCGCCTGGCCCGCACCGACCCGGACGACTACATCTACCACTTCCCGGACGGCAACGCCGGGGTCGCCCGGGCGCTGGTGCGGTCGCTGATCCCGGCCGCCATCCCCGGCAATACCATGGAGGATCTGGTTCTCGCCCGGGCCGATTACGGCCAGCTGGATGTCGACGGCCAGCCGGTGCGGATCCGGCTCAGCTCCACCGTGGTGAAGGTAAAGCACCGGGGCGATCCGGCCTCCGCCAAGTCGGTCGAGGTGTCCTACGTCCAGAACGGCAGGCTGCGCACGGTCGAGGCCGGCCATGTGGTGCTGGCCTGCTGGCACCGGGTGATCCCGTTCCTGACCGACGAGCTGCCGCCCGCGCAGATCGAGGCGCTGCGCGATCAGCAGAAGGTGCCGCTGATCTACACCAATGTGCTGATCCGCAACTGGACCGCCTTCTCGAAGCTCGGCATCGACGGCTTCGAGGCGCCGGGCCATTTCTGGTCGGGGGCGGAGATCGACTTCCCAGTCAGCATGGGCGGCTACAGCTTCGCCGACACGCCGGAGGACCCGGTGCTGCTGCATCTCAGCAAGATCCCGCTGCAGCCCGGCCTGTCCTCGCGCGAACAGTCCCTGGCCGGGCGCATCCAGCTGACCCAGCTGACCTTCGAGGAGATGGAGCGGCAGATCCGCGATCTGCTGGGCCGGGCCCTGTCCGACGGCGGCTTCGACCCGGCGCGCGACATCGAGGCGATCACTGCGAACCGCTGGTCGCATGGCTACGCCTATGAGTACATGCGGCCCTGGGATGCCTTCTGGCCGGACGGCCCGCTGCCGATCGTGGCGGCGCGCAAGCCCTGGGGCCGGGTCGCGATCGCCAACGCCGATTCCGGCGCTTATGCCTATGTCCATTCGGCGATCGACCAGGCCACCCGGGCGGTGCGCGAGCTGCTGGGCACGCCCGACGGCGCCCCGGCCTTCGCCGACTTCCCCGGCCCGCCGCGCGACCAGCTTGGGCTTCTCTAG
- a CDS encoding GNAT family N-acetyltransferase: MTDTAASVPAVSVGRLERFRSSDLHDLCDAAELAILEGGGFGWVKPPPRETMERYWGGVVVMPGRHLFVGRLDEVIAGAIQLVEPPANNEAQSFAAGVTGMFVAPWARGHGLARMLAEAAEAEARARGYRLLTLDVRETQTAAIHLFGRLGFVRWATNPYYARVNGRLIGGCYFHKPLIPLTEAGLDPTP, translated from the coding sequence ATGACCGACACGGCCGCCTCCGTGCCCGCAGTGTCGGTCGGCCGGCTCGAGCGGTTCCGCAGCAGCGACCTGCACGATCTCTGCGACGCGGCCGAGCTCGCCATCCTCGAAGGCGGCGGCTTCGGCTGGGTCAAGCCGCCGCCGCGCGAGACCATGGAGCGCTACTGGGGCGGCGTGGTGGTGATGCCGGGCCGGCACCTGTTCGTGGGCCGGCTGGACGAGGTCATCGCCGGCGCCATCCAGCTGGTGGAGCCGCCGGCGAACAACGAGGCGCAGTCCTTCGCCGCCGGCGTCACCGGCATGTTCGTCGCCCCCTGGGCCCGCGGCCACGGGCTGGCGCGGATGCTGGCCGAGGCGGCGGAGGCCGAGGCGCGGGCGCGCGGCTACCGCCTGCTGACCCTGGACGTGCGCGAGACCCAGACCGCGGCGATCCACCTGTTCGGACGCTTGGGATTCGTCCGCTGGGCGACGAACCCGTATTATGCCCGCGTGAACGGCCGCCTGATCGGCGGCTGCTACTTCCACAAACCGCTGATCCCGCTGACCGAGGCGGGGCTGGACCCGACGCCATGA
- a CDS encoding adenylate/guanylate cyclase domain-containing protein: protein MTLPVSAEASAPASRSGRPRRRTVTLARTLAVAIGGLVAIAVAAVLAIYWTTAARTTFDLLTNQAEIGVASVEAQLRQHLEPVSNELGNLALLLQQGRLDPGDTGQFSAMLTGALAASPQVRSIAYLTEDARIRGVTRQQDGNYETFDQQNETEQSHEALAEAAGKVDAYWGEILYLRDGPHATVMNLRQPVRRNGQLVGVLFAVVTVQDLSKFLARVSSDPSQVPFILYGEDRVLAHPRMAADPPPASVEEPLPRLDQVGDDLLAALWTKGAPVTVRNPRVRIREVQIGDQDEIFLYRTIYGFGPTQLILGIHVPGDAIGAEVWRVIRAGLAGLAVMVLAIIVGVFVGRMIARPVRAFSDQARAVGTLEFSQLKPLPGSVFKELNEGAQAFNTMLVGLRWLETYVPKSLVRRLIVKGDGEDVVSIERIMTVMFTDIANFSAAAERLPAARIAAYLNEHFAMLARCVEAESGTIDKFIGDCLMAFWGAPEKLKDHAPRAARAALAIAAGMQAENDRRAAAGRPRLKLRIGLHSGPVVVGNIGAPGRTNYTIVGDTVNIGNRLEQLGKVLSRDEETTILISAETAALLGPEFEMESLGPRRVRGRNGEVEIFRLIGIKPAA, encoded by the coding sequence ATGACCCTGCCGGTCTCCGCCGAGGCCTCGGCGCCGGCCAGCCGTTCCGGCAGGCCGCGCCGGCGCACCGTCACCCTGGCCCGGACGCTCGCGGTCGCCATCGGCGGCCTGGTGGCGATCGCGGTCGCGGCGGTGCTCGCGATCTACTGGACCACGGCGGCGCGCACCACCTTCGACCTGCTGACCAACCAGGCCGAGATCGGCGTGGCCTCGGTCGAGGCGCAGCTGCGCCAGCATCTCGAGCCGGTGTCGAACGAGCTGGGCAACCTCGCCCTGCTGCTGCAGCAGGGGCGGCTCGACCCCGGCGACACGGGGCAGTTCTCGGCCATGCTCACCGGCGCGCTGGCGGCTTCGCCGCAGGTGCGCTCGATCGCCTATCTGACCGAGGATGCGCGCATCCGCGGCGTCACCCGCCAGCAGGACGGCAATTACGAGACCTTCGACCAGCAAAACGAGACCGAGCAGAGCCACGAGGCGCTGGCCGAGGCGGCCGGCAAGGTCGACGCCTATTGGGGCGAGATCCTGTATCTGCGGGACGGGCCGCACGCGACGGTGATGAACCTGCGCCAGCCGGTGCGGCGGAACGGCCAGCTGGTCGGCGTGCTGTTCGCCGTGGTCACGGTGCAGGACCTGTCGAAGTTCCTGGCGCGGGTGTCCAGCGACCCGTCGCAGGTGCCCTTCATCCTCTACGGCGAGGATCGGGTCCTGGCCCATCCGCGCATGGCCGCCGACCCGCCGCCGGCCTCGGTGGAGGAGCCTCTGCCGCGGCTCGACCAGGTCGGCGACGACCTGCTCGCGGCGCTGTGGACCAAGGGGGCGCCGGTCACCGTGCGCAATCCGCGGGTGCGGATCCGCGAGGTCCAGATCGGCGACCAGGATGAGATCTTCCTCTACCGCACCATCTACGGCTTCGGCCCGACCCAGCTGATCCTCGGCATCCATGTGCCGGGCGACGCGATCGGCGCGGAGGTCTGGCGGGTGATCCGCGCCGGCCTGGCGGGCCTGGCGGTGATGGTGCTGGCGATCATCGTCGGCGTCTTCGTCGGCCGCATGATCGCGCGGCCGGTGCGCGCCTTCTCCGACCAGGCGCGGGCGGTGGGGACGCTGGAGTTCAGCCAGCTGAAGCCGCTGCCCGGCAGCGTGTTCAAGGAACTGAACGAGGGCGCCCAGGCCTTCAACACCATGCTGGTGGGGCTGCGCTGGCTGGAGACCTATGTGCCGAAAAGCCTGGTCCGCCGCCTGATCGTCAAGGGCGACGGCGAGGACGTGGTCTCGATCGAGCGGATCATGACGGTGATGTTCACCGACATCGCCAATTTCAGCGCGGCGGCGGAGCGGCTGCCGGCGGCGCGGATCGCGGCCTATCTGAACGAGCATTTCGCCATGCTGGCGCGCTGCGTCGAGGCCGAATCCGGCACCATCGACAAGTTCATCGGCGACTGCCTGATGGCGTTCTGGGGCGCGCCGGAGAAGCTGAAGGACCATGCGCCGCGGGCGGCCCGGGCGGCGCTGGCCATCGCCGCGGGGATGCAGGCCGAGAACGACCGCCGTGCCGCTGCCGGCCGGCCGCGGCTGAAGCTGCGCATCGGCCTGCACAGCGGCCCGGTGGTGGTCGGCAACATCGGCGCGCCGGGCCGGACCAACTACACCATCGTCGGCGACACGGTGAACATCGGCAACCGGCTGGAGCAGCTGGGCAAGGTGCTGTCGCGCGACGAGGAGACGACGATCCTGATCAGCGCCGAGACCGCGGCGCTGCTGGGCCCGGAATTCGAGATGGAGAGCCTGGGCCCGCGCCGGGTCCGCGGCCGCAACGGCGAGGTAGAGATCTTTCGGCTGATCGGGATCAAGCCGGCGGCTTGA
- the hisA gene encoding 1-(5-phosphoribosyl)-5-[(5-phosphoribosylamino)methylideneamino]imidazole-4-carboxamide isomerase: MILYPAIDLKDGHCVRLVRGEMSEATVFNLDPAEQAKAFAEQGFSWIHVVDLNGAIAGHPVNAEAIGGILKATSLPVQLGGGIRDLERIEFWLERGVARVVLGTVAVRDPELVREACRRWPGRIAVGIDAREGFVAIEGWVKTSTVKALDLALRFEDSGVAAIIYTDINRDGAMGGLNVEATADLAFALTTPVIASGGASSLDDLRVIKREEKSGIAGVICGRALYDGRIDPKQALAILSGPVPVEA; encoded by the coding sequence ATGATCCTCTATCCGGCCATCGATCTGAAGGACGGCCACTGTGTCCGTCTCGTCCGCGGCGAGATGAGCGAAGCCACGGTGTTCAACCTGGATCCCGCGGAACAGGCCAAGGCCTTCGCCGAGCAGGGCTTCAGCTGGATCCATGTGGTCGACCTGAACGGCGCCATCGCCGGACACCCGGTGAATGCCGAGGCGATCGGCGGCATCCTCAAGGCCACCTCGCTGCCGGTGCAGCTGGGCGGCGGCATCCGCGACCTGGAGCGGATCGAGTTCTGGCTCGAACGCGGCGTCGCCCGGGTGGTGCTGGGCACGGTCGCGGTGCGCGACCCGGAGCTGGTGCGCGAGGCCTGCCGCCGCTGGCCGGGCCGGATCGCCGTCGGCATCGATGCGCGGGAAGGCTTCGTCGCCATCGAGGGCTGGGTCAAGACCTCGACCGTCAAGGCGCTGGATCTGGCGCTGCGCTTCGAGGATTCCGGGGTCGCCGCGATCATCTACACCGACATCAACCGCGACGGCGCGATGGGCGGGCTGAACGTCGAGGCCACGGCCGACCTGGCCTTCGCCCTGACCACGCCGGTGATCGCCTCGGGCGGCGCCTCCTCGCTCGACGACCTCAGGGTGATCAAGCGCGAGGAGAAGTCGGGCATCGCCGGGGTGATCTGCGGCCGCGCCCTCTATGACGGCCGGATCGACCCGAAGCAGGCGCTGGCCATCCTGTCCGGTCCGGTGCCGGTGGAGGCCTGA
- the hisH gene encoding imidazole glycerol phosphate synthase subunit HisH gives MAIAVIDYGSGNLRSAAKALERAAAERGAAQEIIVTADAEVVRRADRLVLPGVGAFGDCSQALGALPGMREVLDERVKKAGVPFLGICVGMQVMAGVGHEHGDFLGLDWIHGAVVPLAPADPDLVVPQMGWNSLAVEEEHPVLDGLAGQDVYFAHSYVMVPADPAEVLATVDYGGPQTAAVGCDNWIGVQFHPEKSQAAGLRLLGNFVTWTP, from the coding sequence ATGGCCATCGCCGTGATCGACTACGGCTCCGGCAATCTCCGCTCGGCCGCCAAGGCGCTGGAACGCGCCGCGGCGGAGCGCGGGGCGGCGCAGGAGATCATCGTCACCGCCGATGCCGAGGTGGTGCGCCGGGCCGACCGGCTGGTGCTGCCGGGCGTCGGCGCCTTCGGTGACTGCAGCCAGGCGCTGGGCGCCCTGCCGGGGATGCGCGAGGTGCTGGACGAACGGGTGAAGAAGGCCGGCGTCCCGTTCCTCGGCATCTGCGTCGGCATGCAGGTGATGGCCGGCGTCGGCCACGAGCATGGCGACTTCCTCGGCCTCGACTGGATCCACGGCGCCGTGGTGCCGCTGGCCCCGGCCGACCCGGATCTCGTGGTGCCGCAGATGGGCTGGAACAGCCTGGCGGTGGAGGAGGAGCATCCGGTGCTGGACGGGCTGGCCGGCCAGGACGTCTATTTCGCCCATTCCTACGTCATGGTGCCGGCCGACCCGGCCGAGGTGCTGGCGACGGTCGATTACGGCGGGCCGCAGACCGCCGCGGTCGGGTGCGACAACTGGATCGGCGTGCAGTTCCACCCGGAGAAGAGCCAGGCCGCCGGCCTCAGGCTGCTCGGCAATTTCGTGACCTGGACGCCATGA
- the hisF gene encoding imidazole glycerol phosphate synthase subunit HisF produces the protein MLKVRVIPCLDVKDGRVVKGVNFENLVDAGDPVEQARHYDREGADELVYLDIAATNENRGVLFDVVRRTAEQVFMPLTVGGGVRSVDDVRALLLAGADKVSINSAAVARPELVTEAAVKFGRQCVVVAIDAKQVSPGKWEIFTHGGRKGTGIDAVGWADRMAQAGAGELLVTSMDRDGTKEGFDLDLLKAIRKVVGIPVIASGGVGTLQHLADGALVGGATGLLAASIFHFGTYSIAQAKRHLAEAGLPVRMAA, from the coding sequence ATGCTCAAGGTCCGGGTCATCCCCTGCCTCGACGTCAAGGACGGAAGGGTGGTCAAGGGCGTCAACTTCGAGAACCTGGTCGACGCCGGGGACCCGGTGGAGCAGGCCCGGCACTATGACCGCGAGGGCGCGGACGAGCTGGTCTATCTCGACATCGCCGCGACCAACGAGAATCGCGGCGTGCTGTTCGACGTGGTCCGCCGCACCGCCGAGCAGGTGTTCATGCCGCTGACCGTGGGCGGCGGCGTGCGCAGCGTCGACGACGTGCGGGCTCTGCTTCTGGCCGGGGCCGACAAGGTGTCGATCAACTCCGCCGCCGTGGCCCGGCCGGAGCTGGTGACCGAGGCCGCGGTCAAGTTCGGCCGGCAATGCGTGGTGGTGGCGATCGACGCCAAGCAGGTGTCGCCGGGGAAGTGGGAGATCTTCACCCATGGCGGCCGCAAGGGCACCGGCATCGACGCGGTCGGCTGGGCCGACCGGATGGCCCAGGCCGGCGCCGGCGAGCTGCTGGTGACCTCGATGGACCGCGACGGCACCAAGGAGGGCTTCGACCTCGATCTGCTCAAGGCGATCCGCAAGGTGGTCGGCATCCCGGTGATCGCCTCGGGCGGCGTCGGCACGCTGCAGCATCTGGCCGACGGGGCGCTGGTCGGCGGCGCGACGGGGCTGCTGGCCGCCTCGATCTTCCATTTCGGCACCTATTCGATCGCCCAGGCCAAGCGGCACCTGGCCGAGGCCGGGCTGCCGGTGCGGATGGCGGCATGA
- a CDS encoding phosphoribosyl-ATP diphosphatase — protein MSTVDARVLDRLAAVIRSRRGADPASSYTAKLFARGRPKIAQKLGEEAVETVIEAMRGDPDAIAAESADLLYHLLVLWADAGVAPEAVWAVLEAREGTSGIAEKAARPTE, from the coding sequence ATGAGCACGGTCGACGCCCGGGTGCTGGACCGGCTCGCGGCCGTAATCCGGTCGCGGCGGGGCGCGGACCCCGCCTCCAGCTACACCGCCAAGCTGTTCGCCCGCGGCCGGCCGAAGATCGCCCAGAAGCTGGGCGAGGAGGCGGTCGAGACGGTGATCGAGGCGATGCGCGGCGACCCCGACGCGATCGCCGCGGAGAGCGCCGACCTGCTCTACCACCTGCTGGTGCTGTGGGCCGATGCCGGGGTGGCGCCGGAAGCGGTCTGGGCGGTGCTGGAGGCGCGGGAGGGCACCAGCGGCATCGCCGAGAAGGCGGCGCGGCCGACGGAGTGA